A single Stutzerimonas stutzeri DNA region contains:
- a CDS encoding extracellular solute-binding protein: MQASKGLLAALALTALSSAVQAADEVVVYSSRIDELIKPVFDAYTAKTGVNIKFITDKEAPLMARIKAEGENTPADLLLTVDGGNLWQAEQMGILQPLDSEIVKDNIPAQYRSSADAWTGLSLRARTIVYSPERVKQGELTTYEALADANWEGRLCLRTSKKVYNQSLTATMIETHGAEKTEAIIKGWVNNLATDVFADDTALIQAIDAGQCDVGIVNTYYFGRLHAQNPDLKAKLFWPNQQDRGVHVNLSGIGLTKHAPHPEAARKLVEWMTTPEAQSIFADVNMEFPANPAVKASAEVAAWGDFKADTIPVEVAGKRQAEAIMLMDRAGWN, encoded by the coding sequence ATGCAGGCAAGCAAAGGTTTACTCGCCGCTCTGGCGCTCACGGCGCTGTCGAGCGCTGTACAGGCTGCCGATGAAGTGGTGGTTTATTCCTCGCGGATCGACGAGCTGATCAAGCCGGTGTTCGACGCCTATACAGCCAAGACGGGCGTCAACATCAAGTTCATCACCGACAAGGAAGCGCCACTGATGGCTCGCATCAAGGCCGAAGGTGAAAATACGCCGGCCGATCTGCTGCTGACGGTCGATGGCGGTAACCTCTGGCAGGCCGAGCAGATGGGCATCCTTCAGCCGCTCGATTCCGAAATCGTCAAGGACAACATTCCCGCGCAGTACCGCTCCTCCGCCGATGCCTGGACCGGCCTGTCGCTGCGTGCCCGGACGATCGTCTACTCGCCCGAGCGGGTCAAGCAGGGCGAGTTGACCACCTATGAAGCGCTCGCCGACGCAAACTGGGAAGGCCGCCTGTGCCTGCGCACCAGCAAGAAGGTCTACAACCAGTCGTTGACCGCTACCATGATCGAGACCCACGGTGCCGAGAAAACCGAAGCGATCATCAAGGGTTGGGTGAACAACCTCGCCACCGACGTATTCGCTGACGACACGGCCCTGATCCAGGCGATCGACGCCGGTCAGTGCGACGTGGGTATCGTCAATACCTATTATTTCGGCCGTCTGCATGCGCAGAACCCCGATCTGAAAGCCAAGCTGTTCTGGCCGAACCAGCAGGACCGCGGCGTTCACGTCAACCTGTCCGGCATCGGCCTGACCAAGCACGCCCCGCATCCAGAGGCCGCGCGCAAACTCGTCGAGTGGATGACCACCCCCGAAGCACAGAGCATCTTTGCCGATGTCAACATGGAGTTCCCGGCCAACCCCGCCGTGAAGGCCTCTGCTGAAGTGGCCGCGTGGGGCGATTTCAAGGCTGACACCATCCCGGTCGAGGTCGCCGGCAAGCGGCAGGCCGAAGCCATCATGCTGATGGATCGCGCCGGCTGGAATTGA